A single genomic interval of uncultured Desulfobulbus sp. harbors:
- a CDS encoding GAF domain-containing protein has product MAAMTGGRREQRLLADKQTKDILLTSIHKISTLLTRPLSLDRILTSIVKETCQVFGFTRMAIFLTDKDRDLLECTHIHGFSSQASKRAARYPYRLFDQDCVETRVARFGRTIYVRDYRTDKDLTPIDLRVSKLMERVSTIAVPLKIKKDVIGLVAADKDTLPLKLSRKDINAFTTFVNQASIIIENARLQEQNKQKISQLLTLQEISHQTSSTFHLGKLLQMICSSALNLTQGTSARLFLVDEEGGELVLSAQQGKNSRNNSWMRFKIGDGVVGWVAAEARSLLLHTAAAAEPYPFCAEIVGPVLAVPLINEKKVLGVLQVDSEQSTAFSEDDLKLLTIYAGHSAGLIRNLRLYDQVMTERNFRENILESSPNSMISINLRQEITSLNRRTEEIFSIRRDQAIGSQVGPVFGEEMQRIARLALEDLAVVNRKEIRWPGKETDNGVLGITSSLLRNHQGALIGAMLIVRDLTEEKKNELLMRRIDRLTSLGQLSAGVAHEIRNPLASIYFNVQLLAKKLPESDPARRLTNDIQQGVNRIRTLVKGMLDFAKPSHPQLKPNPLAAIVQESMALIDSQLKKNRVEVCCDLADDLPPVICDAHQIQQVVVNLLLNAMEAMPDGGIIDLSASRNRSDDTSMVVLHCRDHGVGIQADHLATIFNPFFTTKADGTGLGLSIVHKILEQHRAQVEVSSKEGSGTTFTLRFPISPATESP; this is encoded by the coding sequence ATGGCCGCAATGACTGGTGGCAGGAGGGAGCAACGCCTCCTTGCCGATAAACAGACCAAGGATATCCTGCTCACCTCCATTCATAAGATCAGCACCCTGCTGACCCGGCCGCTCTCCCTTGACCGCATCCTCACCTCGATCGTCAAGGAGACCTGCCAGGTCTTTGGCTTTACCCGCATGGCGATCTTCCTCACCGACAAAGACCGGGACCTGCTCGAGTGCACCCATATCCACGGCTTCAGCAGCCAGGCCTCCAAACGGGCGGCGCGCTATCCCTACCGGCTGTTCGACCAGGACTGCGTCGAAACCCGGGTGGCCCGTTTCGGGCGCACCATCTATGTGCGCGATTACCGCACCGACAAGGACTTGACTCCGATCGACCTCAGGGTGAGCAAGCTGATGGAGCGTGTCTCCACCATTGCCGTGCCGCTGAAGATCAAAAAGGATGTGATAGGCCTGGTTGCCGCGGACAAGGATACCCTCCCCCTCAAGCTGAGCCGCAAGGATATCAACGCCTTCACCACCTTTGTCAACCAGGCGAGCATCATCATTGAAAACGCCCGATTGCAGGAGCAAAACAAGCAGAAAATCAGCCAGCTCCTCACCCTGCAGGAGATCAGCCACCAGACCAGTTCCACCTTTCACCTGGGTAAACTGCTGCAGATGATCTGCAGCAGCGCACTCAATCTGACCCAAGGAACCAGCGCCCGCCTCTTTCTTGTCGATGAGGAAGGGGGCGAGCTGGTGCTCTCCGCACAACAGGGAAAAAATTCCCGCAACAACAGCTGGATGCGATTTAAAATCGGTGACGGGGTCGTGGGCTGGGTGGCTGCGGAGGCTCGATCGCTACTCCTCCATACGGCTGCAGCGGCCGAACCCTATCCTTTCTGCGCGGAGATTGTCGGACCTGTGCTCGCTGTGCCGCTGATCAATGAAAAAAAGGTCCTGGGTGTGCTGCAGGTCGACAGCGAGCAAAGCACGGCTTTCAGCGAGGACGATCTGAAACTGCTGACCATTTATGCCGGTCACAGCGCCGGACTGATCCGTAACCTGCGCCTCTACGACCAGGTGATGACCGAACGCAACTTTCGCGAAAACATCCTGGAGAGTTCTCCCAACTCCATGATCTCGATCAACCTCAGACAGGAGATCACCTCGCTCAACCGCCGCACCGAAGAAATCTTTTCCATCCGCCGCGACCAGGCCATAGGGAGCCAGGTGGGCCCGGTGTTCGGCGAGGAAATGCAGCGCATCGCCAGACTCGCCCTGGAGGATCTGGCCGTGGTCAACCGCAAGGAGATCCGCTGGCCTGGAAAAGAGACGGATAACGGCGTACTGGGCATCACCTCATCGCTTTTGCGCAACCATCAGGGGGCGCTCATCGGCGCCATGCTCATCGTCCGCGACCTGACCGAAGAGAAAAAAAACGAACTCCTGATGCGGCGCATCGACCGGCTGACCTCCCTGGGACAGCTTTCCGCCGGTGTCGCCCACGAGATTCGCAACCCCCTGGCCTCCATCTATTTCAACGTGCAGCTCCTGGCCAAAAAATTGCCCGAGTCCGATCCGGCCCGCAGGCTGACCAACGATATCCAGCAGGGGGTCAACCGCATCCGCACCCTGGTCAAGGGGATGCTTGATTTTGCCAAGCCCTCGCACCCACAGCTCAAGCCCAATCCCCTGGCCGCCATTGTTCAGGAATCCATGGCCCTGATCGATTCCCAGCTCAAGAAAAACAGGGTCGAGGTGTGCTGCGACCTGGCAGACGACCTGCCGCCGGTCATCTGCGATGCCCACCAGATCCAACAGGTGGTGGTCAACCTGCTGCTCAACGCGATGGAGGCCATGCCCGACGGCGGCATCATCGATCTGAGCGCCAGCCGCAACCGATCCGATGACACGTCCATGGTGGTGTTGCATTGTCGGGACCATGGCGTGGGGATCCAGGCCGATCACCTCGCCACCATCTTCAACCCCTTTTTCACCACCAAGGCAGACGGCACCGGCCTGGGGCTTTCCATTGTCCACAAAATTCTCGAACAACATCGGGCCCAGGTGGAGGTGAGCAGCAAGGAAGGCAGCGGCACCACCTTTACCCTCAGGTTTCCGATCTCTCCAGCCACGGAGTCCCCATGA
- a CDS encoding hydrogenase maturation protease, which translates to MHISHKMNGAGDRPNTVILGCGNVLLGDDGFGPAVIERLLQHGLPGTVQAIDVGTSVREYLLDCLMAPELRPSHLVVADAAYREGLQPGELLLCRPADLPLCKVHDFSLHQFPTVNLLAELEAETAIEVVLVLAQAATLPEAIAPGLTPVMIRAVETATEMILQRIEQDVTPFSTGTDDAAAECVS; encoded by the coding sequence ATGCATATCTCGCACAAAATGAACGGTGCAGGCGATCGGCCGAATACGGTCATCCTTGGCTGCGGCAATGTCCTTTTGGGGGACGACGGCTTTGGCCCGGCAGTGATCGAACGGCTGCTGCAACATGGATTGCCCGGTACGGTGCAGGCCATTGATGTCGGCACTTCGGTCCGTGAATACCTGTTGGATTGCCTCATGGCGCCCGAGCTTCGCCCCTCCCACCTGGTGGTGGCGGATGCCGCCTACCGCGAAGGATTGCAGCCGGGAGAACTCCTGCTCTGCCGGCCGGCCGATCTGCCCCTGTGCAAGGTGCACGACTTTTCCCTGCACCAGTTTCCCACGGTCAATTTGCTGGCGGAGCTGGAGGCGGAAACTGCCATCGAGGTTGTCTTGGTTTTGGCCCAGGCCGCCACCCTGCCCGAGGCGATCGCACCGGGGCTTACCCCGGTGATGATTCGTGCCGTGGAGACGGCCACCGAGATGATACTGCAACGAATTGAGCAAGATGTCACCCCTTTTTCCACCGGCACGGATGATGCCGCCGCGGAGTGTGTTTCATGA
- a CDS encoding 4Fe-4S dicluster domain-containing protein — protein MYEAKVNDLADEFGVHRNTIRNWINSGVLPAQEGPGRRYLIQWEDYKRLCDKYGREPRISPDPGVAGETAQPAAVNAPNAVRLEQKHNPLYTAPLLADICLTCGSCAGACPISGVDDLDPRKIIRMAFFGMEEELVESDWPWKCTMCGKCEVVCPMNVEILQLIRRIRARRDRDKVPAAIQKGVITCLEKGNNLGIPKDDFLGLVKDLGQELSDDCCPGFVTPIDVRGARMLVTINSKLPFAEPDTLTWWWKIFYAAGESWTISSEYWEGVNWALHSGDYNAMRTIVKRIIDNIERLNCKALLLPECGHAYYATRFALERWFPESLQQFKVYTVFDLLLEYINQRRIILDPSRNSKLTTFHDSCNYGRKSLKTFGHGYFDEARTLTRACCANYVDLIPDREENYCCGAGGGAWASPFGAERVFHGRMKARQISASGAKVVVTACQNCRDQLQVSLAREFNLNIEVMFLWELVAKSLIMPKRIVGEVQHG, from the coding sequence ATATATGAGGCCAAGGTCAATGATTTGGCCGATGAATTCGGTGTCCATCGCAATACCATCCGTAACTGGATCAACTCCGGTGTTCTACCGGCCCAGGAGGGGCCCGGGCGCCGATACCTGATCCAGTGGGAGGACTACAAACGGCTGTGCGACAAGTACGGACGGGAGCCGCGGATCTCACCGGATCCGGGTGTTGCCGGCGAGACCGCCCAACCCGCGGCGGTCAATGCACCCAATGCGGTGCGCCTGGAGCAAAAGCACAACCCGCTCTATACCGCCCCCCTGCTGGCTGATATCTGCCTCACCTGCGGTTCCTGCGCCGGGGCCTGCCCCATCTCCGGGGTCGATGACCTTGACCCGCGCAAGATCATCCGCATGGCCTTTTTCGGCATGGAAGAGGAGCTGGTGGAGAGCGACTGGCCCTGGAAGTGCACCATGTGCGGCAAGTGTGAAGTGGTCTGCCCGATGAATGTGGAGATCCTCCAGCTGATACGCCGCATCCGTGCCCGCCGCGACCGCGACAAGGTGCCGGCCGCCATTCAGAAGGGGGTGATCACCTGTCTGGAAAAGGGCAACAACCTCGGCATTCCCAAGGATGATTTCCTCGGCCTGGTCAAGGACCTCGGCCAGGAACTCTCCGACGACTGCTGCCCCGGCTTCGTCACCCCGATCGATGTCCGCGGTGCCCGCATGCTGGTGACGATCAACTCCAAGCTGCCCTTTGCCGAGCCGGACACCCTGACCTGGTGGTGGAAGATTTTTTACGCCGCCGGCGAATCCTGGACCATCTCTTCAGAGTATTGGGAAGGCGTCAATTGGGCCCTGCATTCAGGCGATTACAACGCGATGCGCACCATCGTCAAGCGTATCATCGACAATATCGAGCGGCTCAACTGCAAGGCCCTGCTCCTGCCGGAATGCGGCCATGCCTACTACGCCACCCGTTTTGCCCTGGAACGTTGGTTTCCCGAATCCCTGCAGCAATTCAAGGTCTACACCGTCTTTGACCTGCTGCTGGAGTATATCAACCAGCGGCGGATCATTCTCGATCCCTCCCGCAACAGCAAGCTGACCACCTTTCACGACTCCTGCAATTACGGCCGTAAATCGTTGAAAACCTTTGGTCATGGCTATTTTGACGAGGCCCGTACCCTGACCCGGGCCTGTTGTGCCAACTATGTGGATCTGATTCCCGATCGGGAGGAAAATTACTGCTGCGGTGCCGGCGGCGGTGCCTGGGCCTCCCCCTTTGGTGCGGAACGGGTCTTTCACGGACGGATGAAGGCACGCCAGATCAGTGCCTCCGGGGCAAAGGTGGTGGTCACCGCCTGTCAGAACTGCCGCGATCAACTGCAGGTGTCGCTGGCACGCGAATTCAACCTCAACATAGAGGTCATGTTTTTATGGGAGCTGGTGGCGAAATCACTGATTATGCCCAAGCGTATCGTCGGAGAGGTGCAGCATGGCTGA
- a CDS encoding LuxR C-terminal-related transcriptional regulator: protein MAADAMYRVIVDSLSTHVAVLDENGIIVETNRAWQEFARENGMPEPVNCVGLNYLATCETGTCDGGEAHLISRAIRQVIAGEIAEFLTQYPCHSAEEKRWYSLRVVPYRDSQARRVIVTHENITPIMLAQEKLRRQEEELQQKTEKLEETNIALKVLLEQRQRDKEQMEERIVANIRELAVPALEKLQQSSLDQRQLTLVDIIQNHLSEVVSPFLNRLSTTNLLLTPQEIEVAALVRQGKSSQEIADVLGVSLATISFHRKKLRGKLGLSKKNINLRTYLLSLQ from the coding sequence ATGGCAGCTGATGCGATGTACAGGGTGATTGTCGACTCACTTTCAACCCATGTGGCCGTTCTCGACGAAAACGGGATCATTGTCGAAACCAACCGCGCCTGGCAGGAATTCGCGCGGGAAAACGGCATGCCCGAACCGGTGAACTGCGTGGGACTCAACTATCTGGCCACCTGCGAGACCGGGACCTGCGACGGGGGAGAGGCGCACCTCATCAGCCGTGCCATCCGCCAGGTGATCGCCGGAGAAATTGCCGAATTCCTTACCCAATACCCCTGCCATTCGGCCGAGGAGAAACGGTGGTACAGCCTACGCGTGGTGCCCTACCGCGACAGCCAGGCCAGACGGGTCATCGTCACCCACGAAAACATCACCCCGATCATGCTCGCCCAGGAAAAACTACGCCGCCAGGAAGAAGAACTGCAGCAGAAGACGGAAAAACTGGAGGAAACCAATATTGCCCTGAAGGTGTTGCTCGAACAGCGGCAACGGGACAAGGAGCAGATGGAAGAGCGAATCGTGGCCAATATACGCGAACTGGCCGTTCCTGCCCTGGAAAAACTCCAACAGAGCTCCCTGGACCAGCGACAGCTGACGCTGGTGGATATCATTCAAAACCACCTCAGCGAGGTGGTCTCGCCCTTTCTCAACCGGCTCTCCACCACCAACCTCCTTCTCACCCCGCAGGAGATCGAGGTGGCTGCCCTGGTGCGCCAGGGCAAAAGCAGTCAGGAGATTGCCGATGTGCTGGGGGTGTCCCTGGCCACGATCAGTTTTCACCGCAAAAAGCTGCGGGGCAAACTCGGGCTCAGCAAAAAGAACATCAACCTCCGCACCTACCTGCTCAGTCTGCAGTAG
- a CDS encoding DUF6600 domain-containing protein: protein MHRALQFFCLFLAAGSGLLALAAPAWSLDDGGEILVGRITAVEGELLRYLPEGKNWVQTSVDAPFGLEDALYSGEGSRAEFIFPNNTWMRIGANTQVQMVDLVSDATTVDLASGQARLYNRSRTAIIKATTPFGAVVASADAVFDLLVNDESLVVFPLRGAIEFVHQGTGQRYSLREGESALVADPQTVRAGSGTPEPGWDAWNSQREALWDGRMRSQDAYANLLPEPLRYQAYTLEENGRWERVYYNGGYRDMWRPTRVAGGWQPYTVGSWVEYYGDNCWIPAESFGYLTHHYGSWVYVDTVRSWYWMPPTVRASGSTSGFLLGFSWYPGRVAWFSRGTEIGWIPLAPNEYYYGYRHWGYRTKVISRHVPMINLARYRYLGHASVVGRDQFYRQHRFSPGIRRDLHHNQAFVQFQPITDWSAFKTERRRVDAQVRGPVQRPETVNLDRVRHNQQRSQAGGRHDRQRIEQDLRRAQRGEARPAVDEGQGGREGADARRNEPRQGGEALRHMDHLDQQRGLSPQAPTRPNQPRNRMDEQGDSSWIREQRTPAKSSGAVQGTRGEETRELRRERSFNQEERSEQLRPRQEETRQGSREPRAMEQGGRSGERDGQRLQMRQQSTPEGDVRRQGEMREPFERQQMRQEQQPQQRRQEMEPGQGREQQRRNVDRPAHERQESRNRDDQPQQRRHGRTPDDPRNQQP, encoded by the coding sequence ATGCATCGTGCGCTCCAGTTTTTCTGTCTGTTTTTGGCTGCCGGCTCTGGGCTGCTCGCCCTTGCCGCACCGGCCTGGTCCCTGGATGATGGGGGAGAGATTCTCGTTGGCCGCATCACTGCTGTCGAGGGAGAGCTGCTCCGCTATCTTCCGGAGGGAAAAAATTGGGTCCAGACCAGCGTTGATGCCCCCTTTGGCCTGGAAGATGCCCTATACAGCGGTGAGGGCTCCAGGGCCGAGTTCATTTTTCCCAACAACACCTGGATGCGTATCGGCGCCAACACCCAGGTGCAGATGGTCGACCTCGTCAGCGATGCCACCACCGTCGACCTGGCCTCGGGGCAGGCGCGACTGTACAACAGAAGCCGTACCGCCATCATCAAGGCGACCACCCCCTTTGGAGCGGTGGTGGCCTCTGCAGACGCCGTCTTTGATCTCCTGGTGAACGACGAGTCGCTGGTCGTGTTCCCGCTGCGGGGGGCGATCGAATTTGTCCACCAGGGAACAGGGCAACGGTATTCCCTGCGCGAGGGGGAGAGTGCGCTCGTTGCCGATCCTCAGACCGTCAGGGCTGGCAGTGGCACCCCGGAGCCGGGTTGGGATGCGTGGAACAGCCAGCGCGAGGCACTCTGGGACGGGCGGATGCGTTCGCAGGATGCCTATGCCAATCTCCTGCCGGAGCCGCTTCGTTATCAGGCCTACACCCTGGAAGAAAACGGACGTTGGGAGCGGGTCTACTACAATGGCGGCTATCGCGACATGTGGCGTCCCACCCGGGTCGCCGGCGGCTGGCAGCCCTATACCGTGGGCAGCTGGGTGGAGTATTACGGCGATAACTGCTGGATTCCCGCGGAATCCTTTGGCTACCTGACCCACCACTACGGATCCTGGGTCTATGTCGATACCGTACGGAGTTGGTACTGGATGCCGCCGACGGTCCGGGCCTCTGGTTCAACCTCGGGTTTTCTCCTCGGCTTTTCCTGGTATCCGGGACGGGTTGCCTGGTTCAGCCGCGGAACCGAGATCGGTTGGATCCCGCTTGCGCCCAATGAATATTATTACGGGTATCGCCACTGGGGATACCGCACCAAGGTGATCAGCCGCCATGTGCCGATGATCAATCTTGCCCGTTACCGCTACCTGGGCCATGCCTCTGTGGTCGGTCGGGACCAGTTTTATCGCCAGCATCGGTTCTCCCCTGGTATTCGCCGGGATTTGCACCATAACCAGGCCTTTGTTCAGTTCCAGCCGATAACCGACTGGAGCGCATTCAAAACGGAGCGGCGCCGCGTTGATGCGCAGGTGCGTGGCCCGGTGCAGAGACCGGAGACCGTGAACCTTGATCGGGTGCGTCACAACCAGCAACGATCCCAGGCCGGTGGACGTCATGATCGGCAACGTATTGAACAGGATCTCCGTCGAGCTCAGCGCGGCGAGGCGCGGCCTGCCGTGGACGAGGGGCAGGGGGGCCGGGAAGGGGCCGACGCAAGACGGAATGAGCCTCGCCAGGGTGGGGAGGCACTGCGCCATATGGACCATCTGGACCAACAGCGCGGCCTCTCGCCGCAGGCGCCAACTCGGCCCAATCAACCGCGAAACCGCATGGATGAGCAGGGGGATTCGTCGTGGATTAGAGAGCAACGCACACCTGCCAAATCCTCGGGGGCAGTGCAGGGCACCCGTGGAGAGGAGACCCGGGAATTGCGCCGGGAGCGTTCGTTCAATCAGGAGGAACGCTCCGAGCAGTTGCGGCCACGACAGGAGGAGACCCGACAGGGATCACGGGAGCCAAGAGCGATGGAGCAGGGAGGGCGAAGCGGCGAGCGCGATGGGCAACGACTGCAGATGCGGCAGCAATCCACGCCGGAGGGTGATGTCCGCCGTCAGGGAGAGATGCGCGAACCTTTCGAGCGGCAACAGATGCGCCAGGAGCAGCAACCTCAGCAGCGGCGGCAGGAAATGGAGCCGGGACAGGGCCGGGAACAACAGCGCCGCAACGTTGACCGGCCAGCGCATGAGCGGCAGGAGTCGAGAAACCGCGATGACCAGCCTCAGCAGCGCCGTCACGGGCGGACCCCGGACGACCCGCGCAACCAGCAGCCGTAA
- a CDS encoding 4Fe-4S cluster-binding domain-containing protein: MTSLLCPDRMASCRLCPRQCGVDRSGGGSGFCRMGDGFGIASITLHRGEEPVLSGTKGVCNVFFGHCNLRCLYCQNVQISRNESPVKCGDWTLDRIIQAIIAMLETGVERLGFVSPSHMVPQMVAIIRGLHQRGYHPVVVYNSNGYDRVETLRALEEWVDVYLPDCKYSDPHLAGQWSGAADYPEVASRALKEMYRQKGNLLHLDDQGLALRGMIVRHLVLPGAVDNSLGVLRFLAGEISSKLTLSLMSQYQPITEVAALDPLGRHLLPEEYTQVVEEMVRLGFDNGWGQDFASAGHYNPDFAADSPFGE, from the coding sequence ATGACTTCCTTGCTGTGTCCTGACCGGATGGCGTCCTGCAGGCTCTGCCCACGTCAATGCGGGGTCGATCGAAGTGGAGGAGGCAGCGGATTTTGCCGTATGGGGGATGGTTTCGGCATAGCCTCCATCACCCTCCACCGGGGCGAGGAGCCGGTGCTCAGTGGGACCAAGGGGGTCTGCAATGTTTTTTTCGGCCACTGCAACCTGCGCTGCCTCTACTGCCAGAACGTGCAGATCTCCCGCAACGAGAGCCCGGTCAAGTGCGGCGATTGGACGCTTGACCGCATTATCCAGGCGATTATTGCGATGCTCGAAACCGGGGTCGAACGGCTGGGGTTTGTTTCCCCCTCGCACATGGTCCCGCAGATGGTGGCCATCATCCGAGGGCTGCATCAGCGGGGGTATCACCCGGTCGTGGTCTACAACTCCAACGGCTACGATCGGGTGGAGACCCTGCGGGCCCTGGAGGAGTGGGTTGATGTCTACCTGCCGGATTGTAAATACAGCGATCCGCATCTGGCTGGCCAGTGGTCGGGGGCGGCAGACTATCCCGAGGTCGCCAGCCGGGCCCTCAAGGAGATGTACCGCCAGAAGGGCAACCTGCTCCACCTCGACGATCAGGGGTTGGCACTGCGCGGGATGATCGTCCGCCATCTGGTCCTGCCCGGGGCGGTGGACAACAGCCTGGGCGTGCTTCGATTTCTTGCTGGGGAGATCTCCAGCAAACTGACCCTTTCCCTGATGAGCCAGTACCAGCCTATCACCGAGGTGGCTGCCTTGGATCCTTTGGGGCGTCATCTTTTGCCGGAAGAATATACCCAGGTGGTGGAGGAGATGGTCCGGCTCGGCTTTGACAATGGGTGGGGCCAGGACTTTGCCAGCGCCGGCCATTACAATCCTGATTTTGCAGCGGATTCACCCTTTGGTGAGTGA